The genomic stretch TCTCTAACTTTTTCAACTTCATCATCATAGCCTATTATTATTAAAGCTCCTATACCAGCATCTAAAATATAGTCAATTCCCTCTCTTAAAGGAGTCCCTGGTGCAACTTTAACTATTATATTCATCAAATCTTGTTTAGTCATTCTTATTCATCCTTTCCAACAATTCATCTAAATTTTTTAAATATATTATCTTCAGCTTATATTTCTTTTTCTCAATTTCTTTTCTATTTGACTCTGGAACATAGACACCTGTGAAACCTAATTTTTCAAGTTCCTTTAATCTTCTTTCTAAGAAAAATACTTTTCTTATTTCTCCTCTTAATCCAAGTTCTCCTATTGCAGCTATTTTTTGGCTTATCGAAAAACCTTTATGGACAGATAGGATAGACATTAGCACTGCTAAATCAGCTGCTGGGTCTTCTATTCCTAATCCCCCTGGAACATTTACAAATAAATCTTTCATACTAAGTGGAATATACAATTTTTTCTCTGCTATTGCAGTTAAAATTTGAATTCTATTTCTATCATAGCCTTGAACAACTCTTTTAGGTATTCCAATTCCACTATCTGTTATGAGAGATTGTACTTCTAATAGAAAAACTTTTGTTCCTTCTAAGATTGGTACAACCATGCTTCCTATATTTTTTTCTTCTCTTTCACTTAAAAAGTATTCTGAAGAATTTTTTATTTCTTTCATTCCATTTTCTTCCATACTGAATACTGCAATTTCATTAGTTGAACCAAATCTATTTTTTACACTTCTAAGTATTCTATAATAAAGTCCTTCATCACCTTCAAAATTAAATACGGCATCAACCATATGTTCAAGTAATTTAGGCCCTGCAACCTTACCATCTTTTGTGATATGTCCAACTATAAAGAATGAAATATTATATTTTTTAGCCATTTCTATGATTTTTAAAGTACATTCTCTAATTTGTGTTGGTGTACCAGATATGGAATCCATACTAGAATTATACAATGTTTGTATAGAATCTACAACCACAACTTTTGGTTTTTTAGTCACAACATATTCATATATATTTAAAATATCCATTTCAGCCATAATATATATGCCCTCTCCAGATATTTTTAATCTCTCTCCCCTATTTTTTATCTGTGCAGGAGATTCTTCACCAGAGATATATAGAACATCTCCATAATC from Fusobacterium hwasookii encodes the following:
- the radA gene encoding DNA repair protein RadA; translation: MAKGTVYYCSECGYKSVKWAGKCPECGAWSSFEEVDELPKDVKKATSSISVANRNSDIKVYEFKDVEYTSEDRYKTKYEEFDRLLGGGLLKGEVVLVTGNPGIGKSTLLLQVANSYKDYGDVLYISGEESPAQIKNRGERLKISGEGIYIMAEMDILNIYEYVVTKKPKVVVVDSIQTLYNSSMDSISGTPTQIRECTLKIIEMAKKYNISFFIVGHITKDGKVAGPKLLEHMVDAVFNFEGDEGLYYRILRSVKNRFGSTNEIAVFSMEENGMKEIKNSSEYFLSEREEKNIGSMVVPILEGTKVFLLEVQSLITDSGIGIPKRVVQGYDRNRIQILTAIAEKKLYIPLSMKDLFVNVPGGLGIEDPAADLAVLMSILSVHKGFSISQKIAAIGELGLRGEIRKVFFLERRLKELEKLGFTGVYVPESNRKEIEKKKYKLKIIYLKNLDELLERMNKND